The Candidatus Polarisedimenticolaceae bacterium DNA window TGTCGAAGCCGAGGAGCTTCTGCGCCACGCGCAGGCTGATGCCGAGCCCCTCGATCTCGTCCTTCGCCTCGGAAGGCTCGGCCAGCTCGAAGTCGGCCTGGAGCAGCCGCAACGGGCCGCCGGTGTTGATCGCGTGGATCGCGAGATGGAGAACGTCGCCCGGCTTGACATCCTGACTCAGCGTGAAGGAACCGCTCCAGTCGAAGCGGCCGAGGTCCTTTCCATTCACGAACAGGAAGCCGTAGTCGTCGACGGTCACCTTGAAGGTGAGCGGCCCGTGCGGCTTCCGGCCGGCGACGCTCTGGGGCACGACCACGGTCTTGCGCATCCAGCAGGAGTCGACGCGCAAGCTCTCGTCGATGCCGAGCGGCTTCCAGCCGCCGTCGTCGTAGTCGTCCTTCGCCGGGTCGTTCCCCTCGATCGGCCCCGGGCTCACCTTCCATCCGCCGAGATGCGTCATCGTCAGCTCGTCGAAGCGCGCGACGAGCTTGTCGACGGCGGTCTCCGCGCGTGCGACACCGATCGAGACGAGAAGGACGACTCCCGCGATCATGGAGCGACCGGTCATGTGCGTCTCTCCCGCAGCCGGTCGAGGAGCACGGCGAGGAGGATCACCGCGCCCACGACGACTTGTTGCACGTACGAGTTCACGTTCAAGAGGTTGAGCCCGTTCCTCAGGATCGCGATGAGCATCGTGCCGAGGAACGTGCCGGCGACCGAGCCGCGGCCTCCGGACAAGCTCGTGCCGCCGACGACGACGGCGGCGATCACGTCGAGCTCGAGCATCAGGCCGGCGTTCGGCTGGCCCGAATTCATGCGCGAGGCGAGCAGGACGCCGCCGAGGGCGGCGAGACCGCCGCAGAGGACGTAGGTCGATGCGACCACGCGCGCGGTCCCGATTCCGGCGAGCCGCGCGGCCTCGGCGTTGCCGCCCACCGCGTAGACGTGACGACCCCAGCGCGTGTGCTTGAGCGCCGCGTGCGCGACGACGAAGACGAGGACCATGACGATCGACGGAAACGGGACCCCGGCGAGACGTCCGCCGCCCAGGCCCGCGAACCCCGGCGGCAGGTCCCAGACCGGACGCCCCTCGGTGGCGACGAAGGCGAGACCGCGCTCGATCGTCATGAGCGCGAGGGTGACGATGAACGGGGCGACGCCGAGGCGCGTCACGAGCGCTCCCGCCACGACGCCGGAGACGAGGCCGATGCCGAGCCCCGCCGCGATCGCCGTCGCGTACGCGTGGCCGCCCGCGAGCGCCGCGGTCGTGGCGATGCCGGCGACCGCGACGACCGACCCGACGGACAGGTCGATGCCGCCGGTGAGGATGACGAACGTCATGCCGGCGGCGACGATCGCCGTGATCGAGGCCTGGAGCGAGACGTTGAGCAGGTTCTCCGCAGTGAGGAAGTGGG harbors:
- a CDS encoding ABC transporter permease, which codes for MRLRGSEAAIAAAVVIEGAALSFLSPHFLTAENLLNVSLQASITAIVAAGMTFVILTGGIDLSVGSVVAVAGIATTAALAGGHAYATAIAAGLGIGLVSGVVAGALVTRLGVAPFIVTLALMTIERGLAFVATEGRPVWDLPPGFAGLGGGRLAGVPFPSIVMVLVFVVAHAALKHTRWGRHVYAVGGNAEAARLAGIGTARVVASTYVLCGGLAALGGVLLASRMNSGQPNAGLMLELDVIAAVVVGGTSLSGGRGSVAGTFLGTMLIAILRNGLNLLNVNSYVQQVVVGAVILLAVLLDRLRERRT